Proteins encoded within one genomic window of Pseudorasbora parva isolate DD20220531a chromosome 3, ASM2467924v1, whole genome shotgun sequence:
- the cdca5 gene encoding sororin, translated as MSNTNTRSTSRKSSDQIRKSNGKSPVRRRSSRLSANDENLASNVVAPPVAVKRSITVRKIAPRKTQALSESNKENVEHSSSEVPTKLSKVLTSSPAVATVPKTTVLSPILPPSSPSSQAKESEQDPVWSQKVRRSYSRLSMGDKSFEIPKSLPAPSSSPNNRETLFGFERLQTPEVMRKTERSRIAPLGSASFSVGSFNISAADDSASNPPEVDPNIPGVCLGKKTTRRKRVQQIKMSELDVLAAKMNAEFEEAESFDLFVE; from the exons ATGAGCAACACAAATACTCGATCAACGTCGAGGAAAAGCAGCGATCAAATCAGAA AGTCAAATGGAAAGAGTCCAGTACGAAGGAGGTCCAGCAGGTTGTCTGCAAATGATGAAAATCTGGCCTCTAATGTTGTG GCTCCACCTGTGGCTGTGAAACGCTCCATCACTGTTAGGAAGATTGCACCCAGGAAAACTCAG GCCCTGTCTGAGAGTAACAAGGAGAATGTGGAACATTCATCATCTGAAGTGCCAACAAAGCTGTCCAAAGTCTTGACATCATCCCCAGCTGTAGCAACAGTGCCCAAAACCACTGTCCTCTCACCCATCCTGCCTCCTTCATCGCCATCTTCTCAGGCCAAAGAATCAGAGCAGGACCCCGTTTGGTCGCAAAAAGTGCGGCGCTCCTACAGTCGCCTGAGTATGGGCGACAAGTCCTTTGAAATCCCCAAATCCCTGCCTGCACCTTCCTCTTCTCCTAACAACCGAGAGACCCTGTTTGGTTTTGAGAGGCTGCAGACACCAGAGGTGATGCGTAAAACTGAGAGGTCTAGAATTGCTCCTCTGGGCTCTGCGTCCTTCTCTGTGGGTTCGTTCAACATCTCCGCTGCTGATGACAGTGCCTCCAACCCTCCAGAAGTTGATCCAAACATCCCTGGTGTTTGTCTGGGAAAGAAGACGACCAGGAGGAAGCGCGTACAACAGATAAAG ATGTCGGAGTTGGATGTTCTTGCGGCAAAGATGAATGCAGAGTTTGAGGAAGCTGAAAGTTTTGATCTGTTTGTTGAATGA
- the si:dkey-273o13.3 gene encoding filaggrin — protein MDISRGRRAFEDDEDDVDTMPLLEADGQQKKSTSMEKNLTVKEKSGRTAKKATYSREQNEKGSKGQEQNNAKAAANIRKTKSMEVLSRRVDHAGDGDLDEKELEKRKQEARKNFVKEKNQKTVTIIPIQNLITIIPIKNLITIIPIQNLITIIPIQNPITIIPIQNPITIIPIQNLITIIPIQNLITIIPIQNLITIIPLQSLITIIPLQNLITIIPLQKSHHHHSPPESHHHHSPPESHHHHSPPESHHHHSPPESHHHHAHPESHHHHHSPSPSHHHHSPSPSHRHHSPSPSHHHHSPSPSHHHHSPSPSHRHHGTHCNPSPHYHSSPADSHHPLPSPPGSHHHSPSPPGSHHHSPSSPGSHHYSPSPPGSHHHSPSPSSDSHHHSPSPSHYHHETHRSPTHSSKSGTHHHLSHPEAHHSPSHKESHHHLQHSSSPPHHHHGSDGTSVSEHSHHHSRSKSHHYYSPPPPLHHGEHGSTSHLSADSETHHHSGVKSQHHHSDYDSAHPKSHHHHSHSNHSTIPDYHHHNSVSELDHHNFHDDSHNEIQQHSHSHDASPTLEHHYHSSHTESHHSPHHHHSSDSYPKGPAPSNSAHHYENPNAHSESQDHSPSYSKGHLSHLEFHHHSDNDPPESLPHHFHSGNHDKPPVESDHYHHHKSQESHHYSHSNSHHHSNPESKHPQHLEHSESHHHSQPESHHPHSQDHQHYHDNPESQTQHSHTAHHQFHSESSHFHSHFKEDHHNDDHSSHLRHSPVGQRSTSPHSNKSDSSASSTVQDDQSTVSYQESSSFFKEKDSELERLMMLQEQNEVLHHNLLQTTVRMECMGAEFKTGHQVLESELQRTRIELNSLLERFTRLQDNYSCTQQTNHLLEKKLHCVAQNMDGERERLNQRISVLTDQLSAAKTTIQSLETINVTSMLQDALVKHLKSDDPVTPLPVAPPPAQFMDSDRYEKVSMHADDQSLGTLPEEEESDWSEMGEEAQNCTLRGSEENHGNASYYQWQQRQGCWEGVNHYSKGIVDTESESGGEESKCHHPPHGLQIPHLKFTVHPETLPIPVEDVSLARFKQSPDGPDCDGYHITEVRNLGSPIRVLSASLEEIHSIGLLKQQEHQQEHHGHLRSNKSMMDLHQSQIGTRQVSYDDEIECNWREANSHGVGEDINGMVGLESAQKMLNHFIHDGESTHL, from the exons ATGGACATCAGCAGAGGACGGAGAGCCTTTgaggatgatgaggatgatgtaGATACAATGCCTTTACTGGAAGCTGATGGCCAACAGAAGAAGTCTACAAGCATGGAAAAGAACTTGACAGTCAAAGAAAAAAGTGGAAGGACTGCCAAGAAGGCAACATATTCTCGAGAACAGAATGAAAAGGGAAGTAAGGGGCAAGAACAGAATAATGCTAAAGCGGCTGCAAACATAAGAAAGACCAAGTCTATGGAGGTTTTGTCCAGGCGAGTGGATCATGCAGGTGATGGAGACTTGGATGAGAAAGAGCTGGAGAAAAGGAAACAAGAGGCCCGTAAAAACTTTGTGAAGGAGAAG AATCAGAAAACCGTCACCATCATTCCCATCCAGAATCTCATCACCATCATTCCCATCAAGAATCTCATCACCATCATTCCCATCCAGAATCTCATCACCATCATTCCCATCCAGAATCCCATCACCATCATTCCCATCCAGAATCCCATCACCATCATTCCCATCCAGAATCTCATCACCATCATTCCCATCCAGAATCTCATCACCATCATTCCCATCCAGAATCTCATCACCATCATTCCCCTCCAGAGTCTCATCACCATCATTCCCCTCCAGAATCTTATCACCATCATTCCCCTCCAGA AATCTCATCACCATCATTCCCCTCCAGAATCTCATCACCATCATTCCCCTCCAGAATCTCATCACCATCATTCCCCTCCAGAATCTCATCACCATCATTCCCCTCCAGAATCTCATCACCATCATGCCCATCCAGAAtctcatcatcaccatcattcaCCATCGCCATCTCATCACCATCATTCACCATCGCCATCTCATCGCCATCATTCACCATCGCCATCTCATCACCATCATTCACCATCGCCATCTCATCACCATCATTCACCATCGCCATCTCATCGCCATCATGGTACTCATTGTAACCCATCACCACACTATCATTCTTCCCCTGCCGATTCCCATCACCCTTTACCCTCTCCTCCAGGTTCCCATCATCATTCACCTTCTCCTCCTGGTTCCCATCATCATTCACCTTCTTCTCCAGGTTCCCATCATTATTCACCTTCTCCTCCAGGTTCCCATCATCATTCGCCTTCTCCTTCTTCAGATTCCCATCATCATTCGCCCTCTCCATCACATTACCATCATGAAACTCACCGCAGCCCAACACACTCTTCTAAGTCAGGGACTCACCATCATCTTTCCCATCCGGAAGCTCACCACAGTCCTTCTCACAAAGAATCACACCACCATCTTCAACATTCATCTTCACCCCCACATCACCACCATGGAAGTGACGGCACCTCAGTTTCAGAACATTCCCACCATCATTCCCGTTCAAAATCTCACCACTATTATtcgcctcctcctcctctccacCATGGAGAGCATGGTAGTACATCTCATCTTTCTGCTGACTCAGAAACTCACCACCATTCTGGTGTGAAATCACAACACCATCATTCTGACTACGATTCCGCTCATCCCAAATCTCACCATCATCATTCCCATTCTAATCACTCAACCATCCCCGATTACCACCATCACAATTCAGTTTCAGAACTGGATCATCATAATTTCCACGATGATTCTCACAATGAAATTCAACAACACTCTCATTCACATGATGCATCCCCTACTCTGGAACACCATTATCATTCTTCTCATACTGAGTCTCACCATAGTCCTCATCACCATCACTCATCTGACAGTTATCCAAAAGGACCTGCTCCCTCTAATTCAGCCCATCATTATGAAAATCCTAACGCACATTCAGAATCCCAAGATCACAGCCCATCATATTCTAAAGGACACCTTTCCCATTTAGAATTCCACCACCACAGTGATAATGATCCTCCGGAATCTCTCCCACACCATTTCCACTCAGGAAATCATGATAAACCACCTGTTGAATCTGATCATTACCATCACCACAAATCTCAAGAATCCCACCATTATTCCCATTCAAATTCCCATCACCATTCCAACCCTGAGTCTAAACATCCTCAACATCTTGAGCATTCAGAATCTCACCATCATTCCCAACCAGAATCCCACCATCCTCATTCCCAGGATCACCAACATTACCATGACAATCCAGAATCGCAGACTCAGCATTCCCATACAGCACATCACCAATTTCATTCTGAATCAAGCCACTTTCATTCCCACTTCAAAGAGGATCATCACAATGATGACCACTCAAGCCATCTTCGGCACTCTCCAGTTGGTCAGCGGTCCACTTCTCCTCATTCTAACAAGTCAGATTCATCGGCTAGCTCCACTGTCCAGGATGACCAATCCACGGTGAGCTACCAAGAGTCATCTTCCTTCTTTAAA GAAAAGGACTCAGAATTGGAGAGATTAAT GATGTTACAGGAGCAGAATGAGGTTCTCCACCACAACTTGCTGCAGACAACTGTGCGAATGGAATGTATGGGAGCTGAGTTTAAAACTGGGCACCAGGTCCTTGAATCTGAGTTACAAAGAACTCGCATAGAGCTAAACAGCTTATTGGAGCGGTTCACAAG ACTTCAAGACAACTACTCTTGCACACAGCAAACCAACCACCTTCTGGAGAAAAAACTGCATTGTGTG GCACAGAACATGGATGGAGAGCGTGAGCGACTGAACCAGCGAATCTCTGTGCTCACAGATCAATTGTCTGCAGCAAAGACGACCATCCAGAGTCTAGAGACCATTAAT GTGACATCAATGCTACAGGATGCTCTGGTGAAACATTTGAAGTCTGACGATCCCGTGACTCCACTTCCAGTCGCACCACCTCCAGCTCAGTTCATGGATAGTGACCGTTACGAAAAAGTCTCAATGCATGCCGATGACCAATCGCTGGGAACACTCCCAGAGGAGGAGGaatctgattggtcagaaatgGGAGAGGAGGCACAGAACTGCACCCTGAGGGGTTCAGAGGAAAATCATGGAAACGCATCGTATTACCAATGGCAGCAGAGGCAAGGCTGTTGGGAGGGGGTGAACCATTATTCAAAGGGAATTGTGGATACTGAGAGCGAATCTGGGGGTGAGGAAAGCAAATGTCATCATCCTCCTCACGGCCTTCAGATACCCCATCTCAAGTTCACCGTTCACCCCGAAACCCTACCGATTCCTGTCGAGGATGTCAGCCTGGCCCGCTTCAAACAGAGTCCTGATGGTCCAGATTGTGATGGCTACCACATCACAGAGGTACGTAATCTGGGCTCTCCTATTCGTGTACTCTCAGCTAGTCTGGAAGAGATCCACTCCATAGGGCTTCTGAAGCAGCAAGAGCATCAGCAGGAACATCATGGCCACCTGAGGAGCAATAAATCCATGATGGACCTCCACCAATCACAAATCGGCACCAGGCAAGTGTCGTACGATGATGAGATTGAATGTAATTGGAGGGAAGCGAACAGCCATGGTGTTGGAGAGGATATAAATGGGATGGTTGGTCTGGAATCTGCTCAAAAAATGCTCAACCACTTTATTCATGACGGAGAGAGTACACACTTGTGA